A region of Bradyrhizobium sp. SZCCHNS1050 DNA encodes the following proteins:
- a CDS encoding putative porin, producing MFETFPNARRCALLIAASLAVAGSAAPAFGQTSDQATASEKKSGSTKPRLSDARPTSPNATINLVHLLVKQGVLTEDQAAGLIKQADDEAYIARQAAKNASTRAEEAAKAANAAAAATEPNGTRHVTYVPEVVKRQLREDIKREVMAKAEHENWASPGKYPEWAQRIRFYGDIRARYQGSFFPTGNDQLDAFNFNTVNTGSPYDMASAYNLPTYNASKNRNQVKLRARLGMEADLTNGFYAGLRIATGESNSPVSTNQTMGGGGSNFSKFGLWLDRGYLTYQAWDRDLVASVGRFDNPFWSPTDLVWHRDLGFDGFALQGKYRVSESFTPFGVIGAFPIFNTDFNAGTNLTQLDSKFASHDKWLFGAQGGFASRFDPLHEFRVAAAFYDFENVQGQPSEPCYVQSSSDVCNTDQTRPLFAQKGNTYTLLRNFQVGSWNNYGTTGLYQYFGLLQKYRPLTVSASVDLGDFHPYHIVIDGEFVWNTAFNRALTAAGTGLAASTGITAPGMALNNRAATSNGQTIGPFNGGDKGWMTRVTVGNKEIKQLGDWNVHAGYKYLESDATLDAFVDSDFGLGGTNLKGYFLGGSYGLSPNVWASLRWMSANSIGGAPYAVDVLLVDLNAKF from the coding sequence ATGTTCGAGACTTTTCCAAATGCACGCCGATGTGCGCTTCTGATTGCCGCCTCGCTCGCGGTGGCCGGTAGTGCCGCTCCGGCATTTGGCCAGACTTCCGATCAGGCCACAGCATCCGAGAAGAAGTCGGGCTCGACCAAACCGAGATTGTCCGATGCCCGTCCGACCTCGCCGAACGCCACGATCAATCTCGTCCATCTCCTGGTCAAGCAGGGCGTCCTCACCGAGGACCAGGCGGCGGGGCTGATCAAGCAGGCCGACGACGAAGCCTACATCGCGCGCCAGGCGGCGAAGAACGCGTCGACCAGAGCCGAGGAAGCCGCCAAGGCTGCCAATGCCGCGGCGGCGGCGACCGAGCCGAACGGGACGCGGCACGTCACCTACGTGCCGGAAGTCGTCAAGCGGCAGCTGCGTGAGGACATCAAGCGCGAGGTGATGGCGAAGGCCGAGCACGAGAACTGGGCGTCTCCGGGCAAATACCCGGAATGGGCGCAGCGCATCCGCTTCTACGGGGATATTCGTGCCCGCTACCAGGGCAGCTTCTTCCCGACCGGGAATGATCAGCTCGATGCGTTCAACTTCAACACCGTGAACACAGGCTCTCCGTACGACATGGCGAGTGCCTACAATCTGCCGACTTACAACGCCTCCAAGAACCGCAACCAGGTCAAGCTTCGCGCGCGCCTCGGAATGGAGGCGGATCTCACTAACGGCTTCTATGCTGGACTCCGCATTGCCACGGGAGAGTCGAATTCTCCGGTTTCGACGAACCAGACAATGGGCGGCGGTGGTTCGAATTTTTCCAAGTTCGGGCTGTGGCTCGATCGGGGTTACCTGACCTATCAGGCATGGGACCGGGACCTGGTTGCGTCGGTCGGACGTTTCGATAATCCGTTCTGGTCGCCGACCGATCTCGTCTGGCATCGCGATCTCGGTTTCGACGGCTTTGCGCTACAGGGCAAATATCGCGTGTCCGAGAGCTTCACGCCGTTCGGCGTGATCGGCGCCTTTCCGATCTTCAACACCGACTTCAACGCTGGTACCAATCTGACGCAGCTGGACTCCAAGTTTGCAAGTCACGACAAGTGGCTGTTCGGCGCGCAGGGCGGCTTTGCGTCGCGTTTTGATCCACTGCACGAATTCCGGGTCGCCGCTGCATTCTACGATTTCGAGAACGTGCAGGGCCAGCCTTCCGAGCCTTGCTACGTTCAGTCGAGCTCGGATGTCTGCAACACGGACCAGACGCGGCCATTGTTCGCCCAAAAGGGAAACACCTACACTTTGCTGCGCAACTTCCAGGTGGGCTCCTGGAATAATTACGGCACGACGGGTCTCTATCAATATTTCGGTCTGCTGCAGAAATACCGGCCGCTGACGGTGAGCGCATCGGTCGATCTCGGCGACTTTCATCCCTATCACATCGTGATCGATGGCGAGTTCGTCTGGAATACGGCCTTTAATCGGGCGCTCACTGCCGCCGGCACCGGCCTCGCCGCAAGCACCGGCATCACGGCGCCCGGCATGGCGCTAAACAATCGCGCAGCCACGTCGAACGGACAGACCATCGGCCCGTTCAATGGCGGTGATAAAGGATGGATGACACGTGTTACGGTCGGCAACAAGGAGATCAAGCAGCTCGGCGACTGGAATGTCCACGCCGGCTACAAATATTTGGAGTCCGACGCCACGCTCGATGCGTTCGTCGATTCCGATTTTGGTCTCGGTGGCACCAATCTCAAGGGCTATTTCCTCGGCGGCAGCTACGGTCTCAGCCCGAATGTCTGGGCCTCGCTGCGCTGGATGAGTGCCAATAGCATCGGGGGCGCGCCCTACGCGGTCGACGTGCTGCTCGTCGACCTTAACGCGAAGTTCTGA
- a CDS encoding peptidylprolyl isomerase, producing the protein MSSSSFGSTVRLRSFQVSMLAAALACAPLVASAQTAPPRPAAPAVKPKPSAPVAATAAQPPASTPVQSVASGKGTGGDDVIARVGGTNVSADEIRGYVAALGPRERAAFGQDPGLLSQAVRMMLANRIVLQEVVAKKWDQQPNIAEQLDRVRENAVVELYLQSVSTPPAGFPSEDELQKVYDANRAALLMPRQFQLAQIFVPLTKDSDKAAEDKSKKTIEDIQRKLKAPGADFAALANDTSEVKNGGDLGWIVESQIRPEIRTSVMELAKGAVSEPIKLDDGWHILKLVDTKASYTRTLPEVRDALVQQIRNERASALRRAYLAELVKQHPPVINELALSNLLSEQVSAAR; encoded by the coding sequence ATGAGCTCTTCATCGTTCGGCAGCACAGTCCGGCTGCGATCGTTCCAGGTTTCCATGCTCGCCGCGGCGCTGGCCTGCGCCCCCTTGGTGGCTTCGGCGCAGACCGCCCCACCGCGTCCTGCTGCGCCGGCCGTCAAGCCGAAGCCGTCAGCACCGGTGGCGGCCACGGCCGCGCAACCTCCGGCCTCGACGCCGGTGCAGAGCGTCGCATCCGGCAAGGGCACGGGAGGCGATGACGTCATCGCGCGCGTGGGTGGCACCAACGTCTCCGCCGACGAGATCCGCGGCTATGTCGCCGCGCTCGGGCCGCGCGAACGCGCTGCGTTCGGACAGGATCCGGGCCTGCTCAGCCAGGCCGTTCGCATGATGCTGGCCAATCGGATTGTGCTGCAGGAGGTCGTCGCCAAGAAGTGGGATCAGCAGCCGAACATCGCCGAACAGCTTGACCGCGTGCGCGAGAACGCCGTGGTGGAGCTGTATCTGCAGTCGGTGTCGACACCTCCCGCCGGCTTTCCCAGCGAGGACGAGCTGCAGAAGGTCTATGATGCCAACCGTGCCGCCCTGCTGATGCCGCGCCAGTTCCAGCTGGCGCAGATCTTCGTGCCGCTGACAAAGGATTCCGACAAGGCGGCCGAGGACAAGAGCAAGAAGACGATCGAGGACATTCAGCGTAAGCTGAAAGCGCCGGGCGCCGATTTCGCGGCCCTCGCCAACGACACCAGCGAGGTCAAGAATGGCGGCGATTTGGGCTGGATCGTCGAGAGCCAGATCCGGCCGGAGATCCGCACCAGCGTGATGGAGCTCGCCAAGGGCGCCGTGTCGGAGCCGATCAAGCTCGACGATGGCTGGCACATCCTCAAGCTGGTGGACACCAAGGCGTCCTACACGCGGACTTTGCCCGAGGTCCGTGATGCGCTCGTGCAGCAGATCCGCAACGAGCGCGCGAGCGCGCTGCGGCGCGCCTATCTCGCCGAACTCGTGAAGCAGCATCCGCCTGTCATCAACGAGCTCGCGCTGTCCAATCTGCTCAGCGAGCAGGTCTCGGCGGCGAGATAG
- a CDS encoding YbjN domain-containing protein encodes MSDTIIDRLPLDQLREQFQHAGYRVETLTDPAANVSYLRSATNGIAFDIRPGNMVPGDEQVFVDVALTAVLHVQGEMPLDLVNRWNATRRFARLQFSPPFLALSLDISLAGGVSPDHVRGQIEIWDQLVQQLVSFLREEISALAKPKQADDAQMATTTASANGHIADAGPARPVQ; translated from the coding sequence ATGTCCGACACCATCATCGACAGGCTGCCCCTCGATCAGCTGCGCGAGCAGTTCCAGCACGCGGGCTACCGCGTCGAAACACTGACCGATCCCGCCGCGAACGTGTCCTATCTGCGGTCCGCGACCAACGGGATCGCATTCGACATTCGTCCCGGCAATATGGTGCCCGGCGACGAGCAGGTCTTCGTCGATGTCGCGCTGACTGCGGTCCTGCATGTGCAGGGTGAGATGCCGCTCGATCTCGTCAATCGCTGGAACGCGACGCGCCGCTTTGCGCGCCTGCAATTCAGCCCGCCCTTCCTGGCTTTGTCGCTGGACATCTCCCTGGCGGGCGGCGTTTCGCCGGACCATGTACGCGGACAGATCGAGATCTGGGATCAGCTCGTGCAGCAGCTGGTGTCTTTCCTCCGTGAGGAGATCTCAGCCCTTGCCAAGCCGAAGCAGGCCGACGATGCCCAGATGGCGACGACGACCGCGTCCGCAAACGGCCACATCGCTGATGCGGGTCCGGCTCGTCCAGTGCAGTAG
- a CDS encoding lytic transglycosylase domain-containing protein: MGDSVSIDPGRPNAAIPCDRRRGVLAAVAIALAGAVSAVPLHAEPAAEDRATRESDAGSGATLNVVARPPVASALAKPGSSSSPSLGTSSNAGQSDALGTYRALITKEARNSTLAPEIAEAVMAVESGYNPDAIGGSGEIGLMQIMPSTARMLGFIGSNAELAVPETNIHYGVLYLAQAWRLAGGDLCTATMKYRAGHGETRFSYLSVNYCLAVRAKLAARGFAVTGEVPTATFGAPGSAGSSSVVRAAGACGRRCLIGPATVGRVDLASLNARLSTLVVQARAGR, translated from the coding sequence ATGGGGGACAGCGTGAGCATCGATCCTGGTAGGCCAAACGCGGCCATACCGTGCGACCGCCGCAGGGGTGTGCTCGCAGCCGTCGCGATTGCACTGGCGGGGGCCGTCTCGGCCGTCCCGTTGCACGCGGAGCCGGCTGCGGAGGATCGCGCCACTCGCGAGAGTGATGCTGGCTCTGGAGCAACGCTGAACGTTGTCGCCAGGCCGCCAGTGGCTTCTGCACTCGCAAAGCCAGGATCATCCTCGTCTCCTTCCCTCGGCACGTCTTCGAATGCAGGTCAGTCAGACGCACTCGGCACCTATCGGGCGTTGATCACCAAGGAGGCTCGGAACTCAACACTTGCGCCGGAGATTGCCGAGGCGGTCATGGCCGTGGAGAGCGGCTACAACCCCGACGCGATCGGCGGCTCCGGCGAGATCGGCCTGATGCAGATCATGCCGTCGACGGCGCGGATGCTGGGGTTTATCGGTAGCAATGCCGAGCTCGCGGTGCCCGAGACCAACATTCACTATGGTGTGCTTTACCTGGCCCAGGCTTGGCGTCTCGCCGGCGGCGATCTCTGTACTGCCACGATGAAATATCGCGCCGGTCATGGCGAGACGCGGTTCTCCTATCTGTCGGTCAACTACTGCCTGGCGGTGCGGGCCAAGCTCGCCGCCCGCGGCTTCGCCGTGACCGGCGAGGTTCCGACGGCGACCTTCGGAGCGCCCGGCAGCGCCGGTTCGAGCAGCGTTGTGCGCGCTGCAGGCGCCTGTGGCCGCCGCTGTCTCATCGGACCGGCGACGGTCGGCCGTGTCGATTTGGCATCCCTCAATGCGAGACTCAGCACGCTAGTCGTGCAGGCGCGCGCGGGCAGGTGA
- a CDS encoding protein-L-isoaspartate O-methyltransferase family protein, translating into MDQIAKARRWYAEDLRCKTPILRNPHIVEAFGAVPREAFVGPGPWWIIPYPHPEPFITPDDDPSWLYHDVLVSIDPGRKLNNGMPSFWARNFEHLDIARGERVLQIGAGRGYYSAVLAEIVGPTGRVTAVEVDPALAARAHANLNGWPQVQVISGDGRDFHAGASDHNVVIVFAGCTHPAPQWLDGLADNGRLLLPLTSEDWSGFLLRVVRRGASFEAASIGGVSIYSCINGRDEDAGGRLKSALANSPMMNVPIQALHRGFPSSAESERVWYQAPGFWLERQGSEVNANTQQAEGGNNDTA; encoded by the coding sequence GTGGATCAGATCGCAAAAGCCCGCCGCTGGTATGCCGAGGACCTACGCTGCAAGACGCCAATTCTGCGCAACCCACACATAGTCGAGGCCTTCGGCGCCGTCCCGCGAGAGGCGTTCGTCGGCCCAGGTCCTTGGTGGATCATACCCTACCCCCACCCGGAGCCGTTCATCACCCCGGACGACGATCCGAGTTGGCTCTATCACGACGTCCTGGTCTCGATCGACCCGGGCCGGAAGCTCAACAATGGGATGCCGAGCTTTTGGGCGCGCAATTTCGAGCACCTCGATATCGCCCGAGGTGAACGGGTACTACAGATCGGAGCGGGCCGCGGCTACTATTCGGCCGTGCTCGCCGAAATCGTCGGGCCCACCGGGCGGGTAACGGCGGTCGAAGTCGACCCGGCTCTCGCCGCTCGAGCCCACGCCAACCTCAACGGCTGGCCGCAGGTCCAGGTGATCTCGGGCGACGGCCGGGATTTCCATGCCGGCGCGAGCGACCATAACGTCGTGATCGTGTTCGCAGGCTGCACGCACCCCGCTCCGCAATGGCTGGATGGCCTCGCCGACAACGGTCGGCTGCTGCTCCCGCTGACCAGCGAAGATTGGTCCGGCTTCCTGCTGCGCGTGGTCCGCCGCGGTGCCTCCTTCGAAGCCGCGTCGATCGGCGGAGTCAGCATCTACTCCTGTATAAACGGCCGCGATGAGGACGCTGGCGGCCGGCTGAAGAGCGCCCTCGCGAACTCGCCGATGATGAATGTTCCGATCCAAGCACTCCACCGTGGCTTTCCATCATCCGCCGAGTCCGAACGGGTCTGGTACCAGGCACCTGGTTTCTGGCTGGAGCGACAGGGATCGGAGGTCAATGCGAACACACAGCAGGCCGAAGGCGGCAACAACGACACCGCCTGA
- a CDS encoding IS3 family transposase (programmed frameshift) encodes MKRKRFTEEQIIAVLKEHEAGAKTADLARKHGISEATFYNWKAKFGGMDVSEAKRLKALEDENAKLKKLLAEQMLDAAALRELLSKKLVRPAAKRAAAAHLQAKLGLSERRACSIVGADRTMVRYRSRRPPDTALRGRLRELASERRRFGYRRLFILLRREGEPSGINRVHRLYREEGLTVRKRRSRRKACGVRVPILVDARPNARWSLDFVSDQFVGGRRFRILNIVDDVTKECLGAIADTSLSGRRVARELTSIIARRGKPGSIVSDNGTEFTSNAMLAWCRDNAIDWHFIAPGKPIQNAFVESFNGRMRDEFLNETLFFGLDDTRRRLAAWVADYNNARPHSSLRYQTPAAFAANLTATGDRLRNPDQLRQSPVAPPAPLGVQPTRTLNAAG; translated from the exons ATGAAGCGAAAGCGGTTCACGGAAGAGCAGATCATCGCGGTTTTGAAGGAGCACGAGGCCGGTGCGAAGACGGCCGATCTGGCTCGGAAGCACGGGATTTCGGAAGCGACGTTCTACAATTGGAAGGCTAAATTCGGCGGCATGGACGTCTCCGAAGCCAAGCGGCTGAAGGCGCTCGAGGACGAGAATGCCAAGCTGAAGAAGCTGCTGGCCGAGCAGATGCTCGATGCGGCCGCGCTGCGGGAGCTGCTCTCAAAAAAAT TGGTAAGGCCTGCCGCCAAGCGCGCCGCGGCGGCGCACCTGCAGGCCAAGCTGGGCCTGTCGGAACGGCGGGCCTGTTCGATCGTCGGAGCGGACCGGACGATGGTCCGCTACCGGTCCCGCCGGCCCCCCGACACCGCGCTTCGGGGCCGCTTGCGCGAGCTCGCCAGCGAGCGGCGGCGCTTCGGCTATCGACGGCTGTTCATTCTGTTGCGGCGGGAGGGCGAGCCGTCCGGGATCAACCGCGTCCATCGACTTTACCGGGAGGAAGGGCTCACGGTGCGCAAGCGCCGCAGCCGCCGCAAGGCCTGCGGCGTCCGCGTGCCAATCCTGGTCGATGCGAGGCCGAATGCGCGCTGGTCGCTGGACTTCGTGTCCGATCAGTTCGTAGGCGGGCGGCGCTTCCGCATCCTCAACATCGTTGACGACGTCACCAAGGAGTGCCTGGGCGCGATTGCCGACACTTCGCTCTCGGGGCGGCGGGTGGCGCGGGAGCTGACCTCGATCATCGCCCGGCGCGGCAAGCCGGGCTCGATCGTCTCGGACAACGGCACCGAGTTTACCAGCAACGCGATGCTGGCCTGGTGCAGGGACAACGCGATCGACTGGCACTTCATCGCACCGGGCAAGCCGATCCAGAACGCCTTCGTCGAGAGCTTCAACGGCCGGATGCGCGACGAGTTCTTGAATGAAACGCTGTTCTTCGGTCTCGATGATACCAGGCGCAGGCTCGCCGCCTGGGTTGCCGACTACAACAACGCGCGGCCGCATTCCTCGCTGAGATACCAGACCCCTGCGGCCTTTGCCGCCAACCTCACCGCAACGGGCGATCGGCTGCGCAACCCCGACCAGCTCCGCCAATCGCCCGTTGCTCCACCCGCGCCACTCGGCGTACAACCCACCCGGACTCTAAACGCTGCTGGATGA
- a CDS encoding site-specific integrase — translation MPRRSKGARLQLKAARRDKRGKITHRATWIIRDNGRDVGTGCAADEVAAAEKKLEEYIASKYTPKRRVRHIDDIPIADVLSIYIDAQLQKLRDRFAVDGEAEDTVPAIRKFKKRIERLNDWWGAKTLGEVNGEECRAYRKKRSNRGGARRDLEDLRAAIGHHASEGFHREIVKVSLPDKGQPRDRWLTRSEAAKLIWTCWRYRERQKSSRRPEDDVKAPTAKRPLRHLSRFILIGIYSGTRAGAIASASPMPAVGRSYVDLERGRYYRQKQGMAKTNKRQPTVPIPSRLLTHLRRWHRIDPEAKHFVEFNGKPVASVKTAFKSAVKLAELGPGISPHTLRHTAATWLMQRGADPWQAAGYLGMSLEVLLNTYGHHHPDYLSDAVEKIAKREPVARQTVMAAGKVIALQRTKSE, via the coding sequence ATGCCGCGACGAAGCAAGGGAGCTCGACTCCAGCTTAAGGCCGCCCGCCGCGACAAGCGCGGAAAGATCACCCATCGTGCGACCTGGATCATCAGAGACAACGGTCGGGATGTCGGCACAGGCTGCGCTGCGGATGAGGTTGCAGCAGCCGAGAAGAAGCTCGAGGAGTACATAGCGTCCAAATATACGCCGAAGCGACGCGTGCGGCATATCGACGATATCCCGATCGCAGACGTCCTTTCGATCTACATCGATGCGCAGCTCCAAAAGCTTCGGGATCGCTTCGCGGTGGACGGTGAGGCTGAGGACACCGTACCCGCGATCCGGAAGTTCAAGAAGCGGATCGAACGATTGAACGACTGGTGGGGCGCTAAAACTCTTGGCGAGGTCAACGGCGAGGAATGTCGCGCGTACAGGAAGAAGCGTTCCAATCGGGGCGGTGCCCGGCGCGATCTGGAGGATCTGCGCGCCGCCATCGGCCATCATGCATCTGAGGGATTTCATCGGGAGATCGTCAAGGTCTCGTTGCCCGACAAAGGGCAGCCCCGGGACCGGTGGCTCACGCGCAGCGAGGCTGCCAAGCTGATCTGGACGTGCTGGCGTTACCGCGAAAGGCAGAAGTCGTCTCGCCGCCCCGAGGACGACGTCAAGGCGCCGACAGCGAAACGTCCGCTGAGACATCTGTCTCGCTTCATTCTGATTGGGATATACAGCGGGACGCGCGCAGGAGCCATCGCGTCAGCGTCCCCAATGCCGGCGGTCGGGCGCTCCTATGTGGATCTGGAGCGGGGCCGCTACTATCGCCAGAAGCAGGGTATGGCGAAGACGAACAAGCGGCAGCCGACGGTTCCGATCCCTTCGCGCCTGCTGACCCACTTGCGGCGCTGGCACCGTATCGATCCGGAGGCCAAGCATTTCGTCGAGTTCAATGGCAAGCCGGTGGCTTCGGTCAAAACCGCCTTCAAGAGCGCTGTAAAGCTCGCCGAGCTCGGCCCTGGAATATCGCCCCACACGCTCAGGCACACGGCGGCAACGTGGCTGATGCAGCGCGGTGCGGACCCATGGCAGGCCGCGGGCTATCTCGGCATGTCGCTCGAGGTTCTGCTGAACACCTACGGTCACCATCACCCGGACTATCTGTCCGACGCTGTCGAGAAAATCGCGAAGCGCGAGCCCGTTGCCAGGCAAACGGTGATGGCGGCCGGGAAGGTGATTGCGTTGCAACGGACGAAGTCGGAATGA